In the genome of Raphanus sativus cultivar WK10039 chromosome 4, ASM80110v3, whole genome shotgun sequence, one region contains:
- the LOC130510707 gene encoding carboxylesterase SOBER1 isoform X1, with translation MVKLLRNCFFCISSSSRNSDAMARRPFILWLHGLGDSGPANENIKTVFKSPELSDAKWLFPSAPYNPVTCNQGRVMPSWFDVPELPFRAGSRIDETSILEAVKKVHAIIDQEIARGTRPENVFICGISQGGALTLASVLLYPKTLGGGAVLSGWVPLTSSMINQFPEEAKKTPILWSHGTDDELVLFEAGQAALPFLEKAGVTCEFKAYPGLAHWMNDEELQYIESWIKSRMQSSSSSSS, from the exons ATGGTCAAGCTGTTGAGAAACTGCTTCTTTTGTATCTCTTCTTCCTCGCGGAACTCAGACGCCATGGCTCGACGACCCTTCATCTTGTGGCTTCACGGGTTAGGAGACTCTGGACCCGCCAACGAAAACATCAAGACAGTTTTCAAGTCCCCGGAGCTGAGTGACGCTAAGTGGCTCTTCCCTTCTGCTCCATACAATCCCGTTACCTGCAACC AGGGTCGGGTGATGCCTTCTTGGTTTGATGTCCCTGAGCTTCCTTTTAGAGCG GGATCTCGAATTGATGAAACCAGCATTCTTGAAGCTGTTAAGAAGGTCCATGCGATTATAGACCAGGAGATTGCTAGAGGAACGAGACCAGAAAATGTGTTTATCTGTGGAATAAGCCAAGGAG GTGCTTTAACATTGGCTAGTGTTCTTCTTTATCCAAAAACACTTGGAGGAGGAGCTGTCCTTAGCGGTTGGGTTCCATTAACTTCTTCAATGATCAATCAGTTTCCAGAAGAAGCTAAAAAG ACACCGATCTTGTGGTCTCATGGGACTGATGACGAGCTTGTGCTCTTTGAAGCTGGTCAAGCTGCTCTTCCTTTTCTTGAAAAAGCCGGTGTCACCTGTGAATTCAAG GCGTATCCAGGTCTTGCGCACTGGATGAACGACGAGGAGCTACAGTATATAGAGTCATGGATCAAGTCACGGATGCAAAGTTCCTCGTCGTCTTCGTCCTGA
- the LOC130510707 gene encoding carboxylesterase SOBER1 isoform X2 has translation MVKLLRNCFFCISSSSRNSDAMARRPFILWLHGLGDSGPANENIKTVFKSPELSDAKWLFPSAPYNPVTCNQGRVMPSWFDVPELPFRAGSRIDETSILEAVKKVHAIIDQEIARGTRPENVFICGISQGGALTLASVLLYPKTLGGGAVLSGWVPLTSSMINQFPEEAKKTPILWSHGTDDELVLFEAGQAALPFLEKAGVTCEFKVLRTG, from the exons ATGGTCAAGCTGTTGAGAAACTGCTTCTTTTGTATCTCTTCTTCCTCGCGGAACTCAGACGCCATGGCTCGACGACCCTTCATCTTGTGGCTTCACGGGTTAGGAGACTCTGGACCCGCCAACGAAAACATCAAGACAGTTTTCAAGTCCCCGGAGCTGAGTGACGCTAAGTGGCTCTTCCCTTCTGCTCCATACAATCCCGTTACCTGCAACC AGGGTCGGGTGATGCCTTCTTGGTTTGATGTCCCTGAGCTTCCTTTTAGAGCG GGATCTCGAATTGATGAAACCAGCATTCTTGAAGCTGTTAAGAAGGTCCATGCGATTATAGACCAGGAGATTGCTAGAGGAACGAGACCAGAAAATGTGTTTATCTGTGGAATAAGCCAAGGAG GTGCTTTAACATTGGCTAGTGTTCTTCTTTATCCAAAAACACTTGGAGGAGGAGCTGTCCTTAGCGGTTGGGTTCCATTAACTTCTTCAATGATCAATCAGTTTCCAGAAGAAGCTAAAAAG ACACCGATCTTGTGGTCTCATGGGACTGATGACGAGCTTGTGCTCTTTGAAGCTGGTCAAGCTGCTCTTCCTTTTCTTGAAAAAGCCGGTGTCACCTGTGAATTCAAG GTCTTGCGCACTGGATGA